One segment of Pirellulales bacterium DNA contains the following:
- a CDS encoding VWA domain-containing protein has protein sequence MFARRLAIAISRFAAVPIVLGAILATLWLVGDPSPRTAAAAEPGSTAALSEGKATLLGVEGKGTKFVYVFDRSGSMGVPGNKPLNRAKAELLRSIDALSDLQQFYIIFYNHAQKMFQIDPTGKRLIFASDANKRAAKQWVDGIEAGGGTKHADALLMALRMHPDAIFMLTDGDPPDDLTADELARVQRANTAATVINVIQISPPDTTHENMLIRLANHSGGQHVYVDFDKK, from the coding sequence ATGTTCGCGCGGCGATTGGCGATTGCAATCTCGCGATTTGCGGCCGTGCCGATCGTGCTTGGGGCAATCCTGGCCACGCTTTGGCTCGTGGGCGATCCATCGCCACGGACCGCTGCGGCGGCGGAGCCGGGGAGTACGGCGGCGCTTAGCGAAGGGAAGGCGACGCTCCTCGGCGTCGAAGGAAAAGGCACCAAATTCGTCTATGTCTTCGATCGCTCCGGAAGCATGGGCGTGCCGGGCAATAAGCCCCTCAATCGGGCCAAAGCCGAGCTGCTGCGGAGCATCGACGCGCTCAGCGATCTGCAGCAGTTCTACATCATCTTCTACAACCATGCGCAGAAGATGTTTCAAATCGATCCGACCGGCAAACGGCTGATCTTCGCCAGCGATGCCAACAAACGGGCGGCCAAGCAATGGGTCGATGGCATCGAAGCCGGCGGAGGCACCAAGCATGCCGATGCACTGCTCATGGCCCTGCGGATGCATCCCGACGCGATCTTCATGCTCACCGACGGCGATCCGCCCGACGATCTGACGGCCGATGAATTGGCCCGCGTGCAACGGGCCAACACCGCCGCGACCGTGATCAACGTAATCCAGATCTCGCCCCCCGACACCACGCACGAAAACATGCTCATCCGGCTGGCCAACCACAGCGGCGGGCAGCATGTGTATGTGGATTTCGACAAGAAGTAG
- a CDS encoding rhomboid family intramembrane serine protease, with amino-acid sequence MGIYDRDYYRSETRRSPFGNWSAVTTLIVINVAIFVVDQFTDRVGRDEHWLDAHMALWPDLISHPWDFWTLLTYGFAHDPSSIMHIGGNMFVLWVFGPDVERLYGRDNFMRLYLSLVICSGLAWVCLQFFSKSDIPVIGASGAIMGIMVVYIINYPKRMFLFYFVLPVPAWALGIFYVGLDFFGVVSKNPHDNTAHAAHIAGALLGLLYVQTGWCLASLVPRRWPKWAKIGGPKLRVRSEQDEPQTQREVQKRVDEILEKISREGETSLTPDERRELEELSRRFRHGR; translated from the coding sequence ATGGGCATTTACGATCGCGACTACTACCGCAGCGAAACGCGCCGCTCGCCATTCGGCAATTGGTCGGCGGTGACCACGTTGATCGTGATCAATGTCGCGATTTTCGTGGTCGACCAGTTTACGGACCGCGTCGGCCGCGACGAACATTGGCTGGACGCGCACATGGCGCTCTGGCCCGATTTGATCAGCCATCCATGGGATTTTTGGACGCTGTTGACCTACGGGTTTGCCCACGATCCGTCGAGCATCATGCACATCGGCGGCAACATGTTCGTGTTGTGGGTGTTTGGACCCGATGTCGAACGGCTCTACGGCCGCGACAATTTTATGCGGCTGTACCTCAGCCTGGTGATTTGCTCGGGGTTGGCCTGGGTTTGCCTGCAATTTTTTTCGAAGAGCGATATTCCGGTGATCGGCGCCTCGGGGGCCATCATGGGAATCATGGTCGTCTATATTATCAACTATCCGAAGCGGATGTTTCTGTTCTATTTCGTGTTGCCGGTTCCGGCATGGGCGCTCGGCATCTTTTACGTCGGGCTCGATTTTTTCGGCGTCGTATCGAAGAATCCGCACGACAACACGGCCCATGCCGCGCATATCGCGGGCGCACTCTTAGGATTGCTTTACGTGCAGACCGGTTGGTGCCTGGCGTCGCTCGTGCCGCGGCGCTGGCCGAAATGGGCCAAGATCGGCGGGCCGAAATTGCGCGTCCGCTCCGAACAGGATGAGCCGCAGACGCAGCGCGAAGTGCAAAAGCGCGTTGATGAGATCTTGGAAAAGATCAGCCGCGAGGGAGAAACCAGCCTGACGCCCGACGAACGCCGCGAACTCGAAGAACTCAGCCGCCGCTTCCGGCATGGGCGATGA
- a CDS encoding TIGR02679 family protein, with translation MELDPLASRFRQPDLRRLLDRLVERLRRGRPLTGRIRLHDADDSERRAIAALMGGRATSGRSIDLDILTQIAIRDERFGSLRHLVEAAHGNSVEDERGRRRCEQDAWKSLWSEAFDRCAHSDSLRGWLVDLQGGGWIRRRCGDDPTIARKLIDDMFVVLDRLPSQPPIPLAQLSADLFGDSHALDSDTDRGRLSVRAAAALAAVDPPRNATTTRAAWSAVGVVPDQLCATVLVLNLPALSGTPLGDALHMYRRQGEPCRVTFRQLRHVPSCQFDPTAGRKVFVCENPSIVSAAADRLGLRCRPLVSVEGQPNLAAETLLGLLRGQGFSLHYHGDFDWGGIRIARRLWNLSQFVPWRFAAGDYRSVACGRPLKGKPSDTPWDFELRQAMFASGKAVHEESVLHALLKDLHEGD, from the coding sequence ATGGAACTTGATCCGCTGGCCAGCCGATTTCGTCAGCCAGATCTCAGGCGATTGCTAGATCGCCTGGTGGAGCGACTTCGCCGAGGCCGGCCGCTTACCGGCCGCATCCGGCTCCACGATGCCGACGACTCGGAACGCCGCGCCATCGCCGCATTGATGGGTGGACGGGCCACCAGCGGCCGCTCGATCGACCTGGATATATTGACGCAAATCGCCATCCGCGACGAACGATTCGGATCGCTCCGTCATCTTGTCGAAGCGGCCCACGGCAATTCCGTCGAAGACGAGCGCGGCCGTCGCCGTTGCGAACAAGACGCGTGGAAGTCCCTTTGGAGCGAGGCCTTCGATCGCTGCGCCCACTCGGATTCGCTGCGCGGCTGGCTCGTCGATCTTCAGGGCGGTGGTTGGATTCGTCGCCGTTGCGGCGATGATCCGACAATCGCTCGCAAGCTGATCGACGACATGTTTGTGGTCCTCGACCGGCTGCCAAGCCAGCCTCCGATTCCGCTTGCGCAATTGTCGGCCGACCTGTTTGGCGACAGCCATGCGCTCGATTCCGATACGGATCGTGGGCGATTGTCGGTCCGCGCCGCTGCGGCCCTTGCGGCGGTTGATCCTCCTCGCAACGCAACCACGACGCGTGCCGCATGGTCGGCGGTCGGTGTTGTCCCGGATCAACTGTGCGCCACGGTGCTGGTTCTGAATCTGCCGGCGCTCAGCGGAACACCATTGGGCGACGCCCTGCACATGTACCGTCGCCAAGGTGAACCGTGCCGCGTTACGTTTCGTCAACTCCGGCACGTGCCGAGCTGCCAATTCGATCCAACGGCCGGCCGCAAGGTGTTCGTCTGCGAGAATCCCAGCATCGTCTCCGCGGCCGCCGATCGGCTTGGACTCCGCTGCCGTCCGCTTGTCAGCGTCGAAGGACAGCCCAATCTGGCGGCGGAGACTCTCCTGGGTCTACTGCGCGGGCAGGGCTTTTCGCTTCATTATCATGGCGATTTTGACTGGGGCGGCATTCGGATCGCAAGGCGACTATGGAACCTTTCCCAGTTCGTCCCCTGGCGTTTTGCCGCCGGCGATTACAGATCGGTCGCGTGCGGCCGACCTCTGAAGGGAAAGCCCAGCGACACTCCTTGGGACTTCGAACTTCGGCAGGCGATGTTTGCGTCCGGCAAAGCCGTCCATGAAGAATCGGTTCTGCACGCTTTGCTAAAAGATCTGCATGAGGGCGATTAG
- a CDS encoding methyltransferase domain-containing protein, protein MSNTSNFNALAEHYAQFRPGYPLAIFEQLRAWIAADVLEHTPLLIDVGCGTGISTRRLRAAFGDAAKFQLVGLEPSDEMRKQATEGTPAADRIEFRSGVAESLPFADGSAALAMAAQAAHWFDRERFYAEAARVLAPGGIVALVFNNRRWQDDAFQEDFETLLERISPGYSRSYRDFAFLAELQAQNDFGPAAQSHVDWIRPMTCAEFFGMCLSTTYIHRAIEASSQSAIESEIESLWTRHLERDQSLPVPYRTTLLTAPRRNPNH, encoded by the coding sequence ATGTCGAACACGTCGAACTTCAACGCGCTCGCCGAGCACTACGCGCAATTTCGCCCCGGCTATCCGCTCGCGATCTTCGAGCAGCTCCGCGCATGGATTGCCGCCGACGTGCTCGAGCACACGCCGCTATTGATTGATGTCGGCTGCGGAACGGGCATTTCGACCCGCCGATTGCGGGCCGCGTTCGGCGATGCTGCGAAATTCCAACTCGTCGGCCTCGAGCCATCCGACGAAATGCGAAAGCAAGCCACGGAAGGAACGCCGGCCGCAGACCGGATCGAATTTCGCTCGGGCGTTGCCGAGTCGCTGCCGTTTGCCGACGGCTCGGCGGCGCTGGCGATGGCGGCGCAGGCGGCCCATTGGTTCGATCGCGAGCGATTTTACGCCGAAGCGGCGCGAGTGCTCGCGCCGGGCGGAATCGTGGCGCTGGTGTTCAACAATCGCCGCTGGCAAGACGATGCGTTTCAAGAGGATTTCGAAACGTTGCTGGAGCGAATTAGCCCAGGCTATTCGCGCTCGTATCGCGATTTCGCGTTTCTTGCGGAACTACAAGCCCAAAACGATTTCGGACCGGCCGCGCAGTCGCACGTCGATTGGATTCGGCCGATGACCTGCGCCGAATTCTTCGGCATGTGCCTTTCGACCACGTATATCCATCGCGCGATCGAAGCGTCGAGCCAATCTGCGATCGAATCCGAAATCGAGTCTCTGTGGACCCGCCACCTCGAGCGCGACCAATCTCTCCCCGTCCCCTACCGCACCACCCTCCTAACCGCCCCCCGCCGCAATCCTAACCACTAA
- a CDS encoding PHB depolymerase family esterase gives MSSDSPLRPGDACRTLSVGGLERRYWIHVPPQYDGATAMPVVLAFHGGASNGEQMARFCGLSETADAAGFLCVYPNGSGRLPRVLTWNGGNCCGYARQQQIDDVAFVRGLLSDLATVAAIDRRRVFATGMSNGAIFSYRLASELSDQIAAIAPVAGSMGTATCAPIRPVPVIHFHGSDDDFCPIGGGRGRKSVSGTEHFSVEHAIQAWIKADGCPTEPDIWRLESDVRWPDGGVEAVVRKTYGPGRDCAEVVLYIVEGGGHTWPGRHPRLFFLGRSTHLISANDRMWDFFSRHPMEEMTNEARMSKE, from the coding sequence ATGTCATCCGATTCGCCGCTTAGGCCGGGCGATGCTTGCCGCACTCTCTCGGTGGGCGGCCTCGAGCGGCGCTATTGGATTCACGTGCCGCCGCAGTACGACGGAGCGACGGCCATGCCTGTGGTTTTGGCGTTTCACGGCGGGGCCTCGAATGGCGAGCAGATGGCCCGATTTTGCGGCCTGAGCGAAACGGCCGACGCGGCCGGATTTCTTTGCGTCTATCCCAACGGCAGCGGCCGGCTGCCGCGCGTGCTCACCTGGAACGGCGGCAATTGTTGCGGCTATGCCCGGCAGCAGCAGATCGACGATGTGGCGTTCGTTCGCGGGCTGTTGAGCGACCTGGCGACCGTCGCGGCGATCGATCGCCGGCGGGTGTTTGCGACCGGCATGTCGAACGGGGCGATTTTCAGCTACCGCCTGGCGTCGGAATTGTCAGACCAGATTGCGGCGATCGCTCCCGTGGCCGGTTCCATGGGGACCGCGACATGCGCGCCGATACGGCCGGTGCCGGTCATTCATTTTCATGGCAGCGACGACGATTTCTGCCCGATCGGCGGCGGGCGCGGGCGAAAGAGCGTGAGCGGGACCGAACATTTTTCGGTCGAACACGCGATCCAAGCCTGGATCAAGGCCGACGGCTGCCCAACGGAGCCGGACATATGGCGATTGGAATCGGACGTTCGCTGGCCGGATGGCGGGGTCGAGGCCGTGGTTCGCAAGACGTATGGCCCGGGCCGCGATTGCGCGGAGGTGGTGTTGTACATCGTCGAAGGGGGCGGCCACACGTGGCCCGGCCGCCATCCGCGTTTGTTTTTCCTGGGCCGATCGACGCACCTGATTTCGGCAAACGATCGGATGTGGGATTTCTTTAGTCGCCACCCGATGGAGGAAATGACGAATGAAGCTCGAATGTCTAAAGAATGA
- a CDS encoding TIGR02678 family protein, with translation MIDSAVRVEKLPSPEPVRSTNTRGAQRLPADGQLRSASAETESTERQTALRALLMHAILPAGGAHADEYRLVQRHAAYLHDWLARMAGWTLVFQTDLVRLRKTPATLDDCTRGAIECSSGQPLPRRRYALLCLVLAILENEDRQTTLEQVARRTQLAASAEPRLKAGGFEFDLAEQDCRRDMVSVIRLLESLHVMVRDDGDDQQFVRGTGDALYRINRAVLTSLLCVTHPPSTLSRLSWKERLSALHETEMPDSDDVRNRQIRHQLVRRLLDNPVLYFDLLTEQELDYLTSQRSYLLNEIASETGLVPEVRKEGIALLDPEGDLTDTGLPETGTRGHATLLMAEWLANRLRSGAEPGVSWSELHARMAELTVEHAGRWRRGIEQPAARQSLAYDVIARLEALGLLEIRGDQILPRPAIARYAIGGDQ, from the coding sequence ATGATTGACTCAGCGGTTCGCGTCGAAAAATTGCCGTCGCCGGAGCCCGTTCGCTCGACGAACACTCGCGGCGCACAACGCCTGCCGGCCGACGGGCAATTGCGCAGCGCATCTGCGGAGACGGAATCGACCGAGCGGCAAACGGCGTTGCGAGCCCTCCTCATGCACGCGATCCTCCCCGCCGGCGGAGCGCATGCCGACGAATATCGGCTCGTGCAACGACACGCCGCCTATCTCCACGATTGGCTGGCACGCATGGCGGGCTGGACGTTGGTGTTTCAAACCGATCTAGTTCGACTGCGAAAAACTCCGGCCACCTTAGACGACTGCACTCGCGGGGCGATCGAGTGTTCGAGCGGTCAGCCACTGCCTCGCCGACGTTACGCATTGCTTTGCCTGGTGCTAGCCATCCTCGAAAACGAGGATCGACAGACAACCCTGGAGCAAGTGGCGCGTCGCACGCAGTTGGCGGCCAGTGCCGAGCCGCGACTGAAAGCCGGCGGTTTTGAATTCGACCTGGCCGAGCAAGACTGTCGCCGTGACATGGTGAGCGTTATTCGCCTGCTCGAATCCTTGCACGTCATGGTTCGCGACGATGGCGACGATCAGCAGTTCGTGCGCGGAACCGGCGATGCGCTGTATCGCATCAATCGCGCGGTGTTGACGTCGCTGCTGTGCGTCACTCACCCTCCTTCGACGTTGTCTCGCTTGTCCTGGAAAGAACGGCTGAGCGCGCTGCACGAGACGGAAATGCCGGATTCCGATGACGTTCGCAATCGTCAAATCCGCCACCAATTAGTGCGACGCTTGCTGGATAACCCAGTGCTCTATTTCGACCTGCTCACCGAGCAAGAACTCGACTACCTGACCAGCCAGCGGAGCTATTTGTTGAACGAAATCGCGAGCGAAACCGGACTGGTGCCCGAAGTGCGAAAAGAGGGAATTGCGCTGCTGGATCCCGAGGGGGATCTGACGGACACCGGCCTGCCCGAGACTGGCACCCGCGGGCATGCCACGCTGCTGATGGCCGAATGGTTGGCGAATCGGCTGCGGTCGGGCGCCGAGCCAGGCGTTTCTTGGAGCGAACTTCACGCGCGGATGGCCGAGCTGACCGTTGAGCACGCCGGTCGTTGGAGAAGGGGAATCGAGCAACCCGCGGCGCGGCAATCGCTTGCCTACGACGTCATCGCGCGATTGGAGGCCCTGGGACTATTGGAGATCCGTGGCGACCAAATCTTGCCCAGGCCGGCCATCGCACGATATGCCATCGGAGGCGACCAATGA
- a CDS encoding TIGR02680 family protein, translating to MSAPREVAPLPSQGEPAVRNDDSTIREELIGLNSIDWSRQLLEGQLPQPRRERWQPLRAGLLNIYLFQDERFPFADGRLLLRGVNATGKSRVLAFLLPFLLEGDLRSTRFEPDRDSTRQVAWNLLMGEHHDRLGYTWLELGRCDPAEGPQFLTLGCGLRAVEDRGIVDHWFFITSQRVDRDLRLVTPQETALTQRQLSEALADKGEIFERAGDYQRAVDDKLFRLGDRFAPLIDLLLQLRQPQLAKKLDLEHLESALRESLPPMSGGLMANAAEAFRSLDADRQRLQASRDSLAHTQSFLAHYRQHVRIGLRRAADGIRNANSSYESASRRLRDNVRQLDDLEVAQQRQMAEGAAVEAQIEALDARIHALVQSDDARAANRLDDKRRMVDDDKATVERFKRAYDQSQRQFHQRQNTVADGEHRVAASLEGLPSAVSAASLIAAPAELAAEHQRRFDGLAGRPGLTSPEVRQAMDILRKETRRWRTLAEQLSAAETAIAEQRTRWRDARRSLEDRERDHDSAASRVIDESSVIDATRASLWTGILQWHGASTELGCDFFDLPAIEISWMKWAEEASGASPLTNVVDEALRRSFATIATDEAEAMHRRTMLQQQQREWQYQLAELRAGVELCPPAPPTRDPVARQAQPGAPLWRMVDFAESVPTSEHAGWEAALEASGLLDAWIESEGRLRDADRNDTILDVSESQDLPFERQLSRVLAPAGGFSESGIARETVDAILRRIGVGTDAGRVWVDKTGHWRNGALTGCWQKEDSQYIGTSARGRHRRRKIEEIEVAVNAGMIEDDSLSDRLEELSARRKRLNDEQRNLPIELPLREALAHWREVERQAAMAELRRREAAELEQREQCGLNSLVSRRDQDASDMGLADWSDRANELLATLDRYEQELRILEQLFHTLTLELERLNQARSEHQQAGEAHGEAHRNLELSRQTAHQREVELQTLLETCGAAAKEIIARLADSRSELSKEKERQKSLQNELAELGEQLAVLRNQRLQYADEISRQDRARREAVEFLQARAERGLLKVAALGLASPDIPWSMTDGIDLARLIERESQTVKHDDDAWQRSQTRVHTEREALRSRLAARDITPEPEFLADGMQLVHVPFRGTIVRIDQLAEQLEEEVNAHERVLSEKERRVFEDFLLGEVGSELHRRLHEAAELVELMNREVARRPMSTGMQMRFRLELTEDASPELHAARGVMIRMQETWSAEERESLIHFLQRQIQAERIHNDVGSHYEQLRAALDYRRWHVLRIERRSGPEQPWRLLTRRTYGPGSGGEKAIALTLPQLAAAAAYYRSAHPHAPRFILLDEAFAGISSDNRGSCMELLVSFDLDVLMTSENERGCYPSVPALAICRLSRAPDLAAVLNEVFIWNGKRQLGPAIMLPADASAADFATHANGQSAAEVMSGADSVKRADGENGT from the coding sequence ATGAGCGCCCCGCGAGAAGTCGCGCCGTTGCCGAGCCAGGGTGAGCCAGCCGTTCGAAACGACGACTCCACGATCCGCGAAGAACTAATCGGGTTGAACTCCATTGACTGGAGCCGCCAATTGCTCGAGGGACAACTTCCCCAACCGCGTCGCGAGCGATGGCAGCCGTTGCGGGCCGGCTTGCTGAACATCTATCTCTTTCAAGACGAGCGGTTTCCGTTTGCCGACGGTCGCCTGTTGCTGCGCGGCGTCAATGCGACGGGCAAGAGCCGTGTTTTGGCCTTCCTCTTGCCATTCTTGCTCGAAGGCGATCTGCGTTCGACACGATTCGAACCGGATCGCGATTCGACGAGGCAAGTCGCCTGGAATTTGCTGATGGGCGAACATCACGACCGGCTCGGTTACACCTGGTTGGAATTGGGGCGATGCGATCCGGCCGAAGGCCCTCAATTTCTCACGCTCGGTTGCGGGCTGCGTGCGGTTGAAGACCGAGGAATCGTCGACCATTGGTTTTTCATCACATCTCAACGCGTCGACCGAGATTTGCGCCTGGTCACGCCGCAGGAGACGGCGTTGACGCAACGCCAGTTGAGCGAGGCGCTGGCCGACAAGGGCGAGATCTTCGAAAGAGCCGGCGATTACCAGCGCGCCGTTGACGATAAGTTATTTCGCTTGGGCGATCGTTTTGCGCCGCTGATCGATCTGCTGCTTCAATTGCGTCAGCCGCAGTTGGCGAAGAAGCTGGACTTGGAGCATCTGGAATCGGCGCTACGGGAATCGCTTCCTCCTATGTCCGGCGGCTTGATGGCAAACGCCGCCGAAGCATTTCGTTCGTTGGACGCCGACCGGCAGCGGTTGCAGGCTTCGCGCGACTCTCTGGCGCACACCCAATCCTTCCTCGCGCACTATCGGCAACACGTGCGAATCGGATTGCGGCGAGCCGCCGACGGTATTCGCAACGCCAACAGCAGTTATGAATCCGCGAGTCGGCGCTTGCGCGACAATGTCCGCCAACTCGATGATCTCGAGGTCGCACAACAGCGTCAAATGGCGGAAGGCGCTGCGGTTGAAGCGCAAATCGAGGCCCTCGATGCTCGGATTCACGCATTGGTGCAGAGCGACGACGCGCGGGCGGCCAACCGGCTCGACGACAAACGACGCATGGTCGATGACGACAAGGCCACGGTCGAGCGTTTCAAACGCGCCTACGACCAATCTCAGCGTCAATTTCACCAGCGACAAAATACGGTCGCGGATGGAGAACATCGCGTTGCCGCCAGCCTTGAGGGCCTGCCGTCCGCCGTATCCGCGGCCTCTCTAATCGCCGCGCCGGCGGAACTGGCGGCGGAACACCAACGTCGGTTCGATGGCCTTGCCGGCCGCCCTGGTTTGACTTCCCCGGAGGTGCGGCAGGCAATGGATATCCTCCGCAAAGAGACTCGCCGCTGGCGGACGCTCGCCGAGCAGCTATCCGCCGCGGAGACGGCAATCGCCGAGCAGCGCACCCGCTGGCGTGATGCGCGCCGTAGTCTGGAGGATCGAGAGCGCGACCACGACAGCGCCGCCAGTCGCGTGATCGACGAATCATCGGTTATCGATGCGACCCGTGCGTCGTTATGGACGGGCATCTTGCAATGGCACGGCGCTTCGACGGAATTGGGATGCGACTTTTTCGATTTGCCGGCGATCGAGATTTCCTGGATGAAGTGGGCCGAGGAAGCCAGCGGGGCAAGCCCTCTGACGAACGTGGTGGACGAAGCCCTGCGCCGTTCGTTCGCCACGATCGCCACGGACGAGGCGGAAGCCATGCACCGCCGCACAATGCTCCAGCAGCAACAACGGGAATGGCAATACCAATTGGCGGAACTTCGCGCGGGCGTTGAACTATGTCCGCCCGCTCCTCCGACGCGTGACCCGGTGGCACGGCAGGCCCAACCGGGAGCACCGCTGTGGCGGATGGTCGACTTTGCCGAATCCGTTCCAACATCAGAACATGCAGGCTGGGAAGCGGCACTCGAAGCGTCGGGCCTGCTCGACGCTTGGATCGAATCGGAGGGGCGCCTGCGCGATGCGGATAGGAATGATACGATTCTTGACGTGTCCGAGTCGCAAGATCTTCCGTTCGAACGCCAGCTTTCGCGGGTGCTCGCGCCGGCCGGAGGTTTTTCGGAATCGGGGATCGCGCGCGAAACCGTCGATGCGATCCTTCGGCGAATCGGCGTGGGAACGGACGCCGGCCGGGTGTGGGTCGACAAGACGGGCCACTGGCGGAATGGCGCGCTGACCGGCTGCTGGCAAAAGGAGGATTCGCAATATATCGGGACCTCCGCGCGCGGACGGCATCGCCGGAGGAAGATCGAGGAAATCGAAGTGGCCGTGAATGCCGGCATGATCGAAGACGATTCGCTCTCCGATCGTTTGGAAGAATTGAGCGCGAGGCGAAAGCGGTTGAACGACGAGCAACGCAATCTGCCAATCGAATTGCCGCTTCGCGAGGCGTTGGCGCATTGGCGTGAGGTCGAGCGCCAAGCGGCGATGGCCGAGTTGCGCCGGCGGGAAGCGGCAGAGCTCGAGCAGCGAGAACAATGCGGGCTCAATTCGCTCGTGAGCCGGCGCGATCAGGATGCGTCCGATATGGGTTTGGCCGACTGGTCGGACCGGGCGAACGAACTATTGGCGACGTTGGACCGTTATGAGCAGGAACTCCGAATCCTGGAGCAATTATTTCACACGTTGACGCTCGAATTGGAGCGGCTGAATCAGGCCCGCTCGGAACATCAACAGGCCGGCGAAGCTCATGGCGAAGCTCACCGAAATTTGGAGTTGAGCCGCCAGACCGCCCATCAGCGCGAAGTCGAGTTGCAGACCCTTTTGGAAACTTGCGGCGCCGCAGCCAAGGAGATAATCGCCAGACTCGCGGACTCGCGTAGCGAACTGAGCAAGGAAAAGGAGCGACAGAAATCCTTGCAAAACGAACTCGCGGAGCTTGGCGAGCAACTGGCCGTCTTAAGAAACCAGCGCCTGCAATATGCTGACGAAATAAGTCGGCAAGACCGCGCACGACGAGAAGCCGTCGAGTTCTTGCAAGCGAGGGCCGAGCGAGGATTGTTGAAGGTGGCCGCGCTCGGCCTTGCTTCACCAGACATTCCCTGGTCGATGACGGATGGAATCGATTTGGCCCGCCTCATCGAGCGCGAAAGCCAAACGGTCAAGCACGATGACGACGCCTGGCAACGCTCGCAAACGCGCGTGCATACGGAGCGCGAGGCGTTGCGATCGCGCCTCGCGGCCCGCGATATTACTCCCGAACCTGAATTCCTGGCCGATGGAATGCAATTGGTCCACGTCCCATTTCGGGGCACGATCGTGCGCATCGATCAGCTTGCCGAGCAATTGGAGGAAGAGGTCAATGCCCACGAGCGGGTATTGAGCGAGAAGGAACGCCGCGTCTTTGAAGATTTTTTACTGGGCGAAGTTGGTTCGGAACTACACCGTCGACTACACGAGGCCGCCGAGCTAGTCGAATTGATGAATCGCGAGGTGGCCCGGCGCCCGATGAGCACCGGAATGCAGATGCGGTTTCGGCTGGAATTAACCGAGGACGCGTCGCCGGAGTTGCATGCCGCTCGTGGCGTGATGATCCGCATGCAGGAAACTTGGTCGGCCGAGGAGCGCGAGTCCTTGATCCACTTTCTGCAGAGGCAGATTCAGGCCGAACGAATCCACAACGATGTCGGATCTCATTACGAGCAATTGCGGGCGGCCCTGGACTATCGACGTTGGCACGTCCTGCGGATCGAACGTCGATCGGGGCCCGAGCAACCATGGCGTCTGCTGACGCGTCGCACTTACGGTCCAGGCAGCGGCGGCGAGAAGGCAATCGCGCTCACCTTGCCTCAGCTTGCCGCGGCGGCCGCGTACTATCGATCGGCCCATCCACATGCCCCGCGGTTCATCCTCCTGGACGAGGCATTTGCCGGCATCAGCAGCGACAATCGGGGAAGTTGCATGGAACTGCTCGTATCGTTCGACCTGGACGTGCTGATGACCAGTGAAAACGAGCGCGGCTGCTATCCATCGGTGCCCGCATTGGCGATCTGCCGTTTGTCGCGAGCCCCCGATCTGGCGGCCGTCTTGAACGAGGTCTTTATTTGGAATGGAAAACGGCAACTCGGTCCCGCGATTATGTTGCCCGCGGACGCATCGGCGGCGGATTTCGCGACGCATGCGAACGGGCAGAGTGCCGCCGAGGTAATGTCGGGCGCCGATTCCGTAAAACGTGCGGATGGCGAAAATGGAACTTGA
- a CDS encoding metallophosphoesterase: MLAWLTDIHFDFMEPPQVQAFLAEVRKRGADAVMLTGDISDAPHVVERLAEMDSALDRPIYFVLGNHDFYYGSILGVRQAVVDLCRGRPNLHYLTAQPEAIELSPDLGLIGHDGWADARLGDYERSMVMMYDYRLIAELAHMTKSQRWPVLMALGDAAAEAVRERLEVALARYPRVWLATHLPPLREACWHEGQISDDEWAPHFTCKAMGDVLLATMRRHADRQLTVFCGHTHSPGVAQPLPNLTIHTGGAKYGHPVIQSLLETDC; encoded by the coding sequence ATGCTCGCCTGGCTTACCGACATTCATTTCGATTTCATGGAGCCACCGCAGGTGCAGGCGTTTCTGGCGGAGGTGCGCAAGAGGGGGGCCGACGCGGTGATGCTGACCGGCGATATTTCCGACGCTCCGCACGTCGTCGAGCGGCTCGCGGAAATGGATTCGGCCCTCGATCGGCCGATCTATTTCGTGTTGGGGAATCACGATTTCTACTACGGCTCGATTCTAGGGGTGCGGCAGGCGGTCGTCGATTTGTGCCGCGGCCGGCCGAATTTGCATTATCTGACCGCGCAGCCCGAAGCAATCGAATTGTCGCCCGATCTGGGCTTGATCGGCCACGACGGCTGGGCCGACGCGCGGCTTGGCGACTACGAACGGTCGATGGTCATGATGTACGACTATCGGTTGATTGCCGAGCTGGCGCACATGACGAAGTCGCAGCGCTGGCCTGTGCTCATGGCGTTGGGCGACGCTGCGGCGGAGGCGGTTCGCGAGCGGCTGGAAGTCGCGCTGGCGCGATATCCGCGCGTCTGGCTGGCGACGCATCTACCGCCGCTGCGCGAAGCCTGTTGGCACGAGGGCCAGATTTCCGACGACGAATGGGCCCCGCATTTCACCTGCAAAGCGATGGGGGACGTGCTGCTGGCAACGATGCGCCGGCACGCCGATCGGCAGCTCACGGTCTTTTGCGGCCATACGCACAGCCCCGGCGTTGCCCAGCCGTTGCCGAATCTGACGATTCATACTGGCGGCGCGAAATATGGCCATCCGGTGATCCAATCGCTGCTGGAAACGGATTGCTAG